A genomic stretch from Juglans microcarpa x Juglans regia isolate MS1-56 chromosome 3S, Jm3101_v1.0, whole genome shotgun sequence includes:
- the LOC121258512 gene encoding uncharacterized protein LOC121258512 isoform X1, with product MMAAAEARTAWQKTANRYFVQEDAKRAPKFTCCQSSSSTSKQVNAGPTNTDDGQDHSALGFMPLNRNPSFSNLPHDTRWWLQLHSSYGYQKGLTYEQLSDLEARVDSIRVDTVKSTTKFDEVHPLKGDNIHLDDQDNCDSSLDMKCRVSAICMNKAPEVREQEVKALCSKNPEKCLELMGMDPFSCPVSKQPNEFCLDPESPWIGGDKPEPWWRITDKDELVSLVLKKSHNHIENCDLPAPQKMYVRTHPYAHLGCLDRDEAMASSFGWEARTGGIPNRSHAQGCPGSGKPHGYQGASSEEGCSQYGSDKSFSSYSRNHKDRQVSESDHGKAQLMEALCHSQTRARESETIAKQIYAEKEHILKLFFRQAAQLFVYKQWFQLLLLETLYIQIEKNEGSVSTLFPEFLPWMPYKGQKQRKSRLRATKGRRVEDRRVRHDIAKYAVAFALGLSIVSAGLLVGWTLGWMLPPF from the exons ATGATGGCAGCAGCAGAAGCAAGAACTGCATGGCAGAAAACAGCTAATCGGTACTTCGTCCAAGAAGATGCCAAAAGGGCTCCCAAGTTCACCTGCTGCCAGTCATCatcttcaacatccaaacaggtTAATGCTGGACCTACCAATACAGACGATGGGCAAGATCACTCTGCCTTGGGTTTTATGCCCCTTAACAGGAACCCTTCATTTTCCAATCTACCCCATGACACAAGATGGTGGCTCCAATTACATTCTAGCTATGGGTACCAAAAGGGTTTAACATATGAACAGTTAAGCGACTTAGAGGCCCGAGTTGATTCCATAAGAGTTGACACTGTGAAATCAACAACAAAGTTTGATGAGGTCCACCCACTAAAAGGAGACAATATTCATCTTGACGATCAGGACAACTGTGATTCTTCTCTTGATATGAAATGTAGAGTTTCTGCCATTTGTATGAATAAAGCTCCTGAAGTCAGAGAGCAAGAGGTAAAGGCTCTATGTAGCAAGAATCCCGAGAAATGTCTTGAACTTATGGGTATGGATCCTTTTAGTTGTCCAGTTTCCAAACAACCTAATGAGTTTTGTTTAGATCCAGAATCTCCATGGATTGGTGGTGATAAGCCTGAGCCATGGTGGCGAATTACAGATAAAGACGAACTGGTCTCCTTGGTCCTCAAGAAGTCACATAACCATATTGAGAATTGTGATCTTCCCGCACCTCAGAAAATGTATGTTAGGACGCACCCATATGCTCACCTCGGGTGCCTTGACCGTGATGAAGCAATGGCGTCATCTTTTGGTTGGGAGGCCCGAACTGGTGGTATTCCCAATAGGAGTCATGCGCAGGGCTGTCCTGGTTCTGGGAAACCACATGGATACCAGGGGGCTTCTTCCGAAGAAGGGTGTTCACAGTATGGATCTGACAAGTCATTCAG CAGTTATAGTAGAAACCACAAGGACAGACAAGTTTCTGAAAGTGACCATGGCAAAGCTCAGTTAATGGAAGCACTGTGCCATTCACAAACACGTGCAAGGGAATCCGAGACAATAGCAAAGCAGATTTATGCTGAGAAGGAGCACATTCTTAAACTCTTTTTCAGACAAGCCGCCCAACTTTTTGTCTATAAGCAGTGGTTCCAACTACTGCTGCTAGAGACCCTTTACATCCAGATTGAGAAGAATGAAGGGTCGGTTTCCACTCTCTTCCCTGAGTTCCTTCCATGGATGCCTTACAAAGGTCAGAAACAGCGAAAGAGCAGGCTAAGGGCTACAAAGGGGAGAAGAGTCGAGGATCGGCGAGTAAGGCATGATATCGCAAAGTATGCTGTTGCTTTTGCATTGGGGTTGAGTATTGTCAGTGCTGGCTTGCTCGTGGGTTGGACCCTTGGGTGGATGTTACCTCCTTTCTAG
- the LOC121258512 gene encoding uncharacterized protein LOC121258512 isoform X2, with protein MMAAAEARTAWQKTANRYFVQEDAKRAPKFTCCQSSSSTSKQVNAGPTNTDDGQDHSALGFMPLNRNPSFSNLPHDTRWWLQLHSSYGYQKGLTYEQLSDLEARVDSIRVDTVKSTTKFDEVHPLKGDNIHLDDQDNCDSSLDMKCRVSAICMNKAPEVREQEVKALCSKNPEKCLELMGMDPFSCPVSKQPNEFCLDPESPWIGGDKPEPWWRITDKDELVSLVLKKSHNHIENCDLPAPQKMYVRTHPYAHLGCLDRDEAMASSFGWEARTGGIPNRSHAQGCPGSGKPHGYQGASSEEGCSQYGSDKSFSYSRNHKDRQVSESDHGKAQLMEALCHSQTRARESETIAKQIYAEKEHILKLFFRQAAQLFVYKQWFQLLLLETLYIQIEKNEGSVSTLFPEFLPWMPYKGQKQRKSRLRATKGRRVEDRRVRHDIAKYAVAFALGLSIVSAGLLVGWTLGWMLPPF; from the exons ATGATGGCAGCAGCAGAAGCAAGAACTGCATGGCAGAAAACAGCTAATCGGTACTTCGTCCAAGAAGATGCCAAAAGGGCTCCCAAGTTCACCTGCTGCCAGTCATCatcttcaacatccaaacaggtTAATGCTGGACCTACCAATACAGACGATGGGCAAGATCACTCTGCCTTGGGTTTTATGCCCCTTAACAGGAACCCTTCATTTTCCAATCTACCCCATGACACAAGATGGTGGCTCCAATTACATTCTAGCTATGGGTACCAAAAGGGTTTAACATATGAACAGTTAAGCGACTTAGAGGCCCGAGTTGATTCCATAAGAGTTGACACTGTGAAATCAACAACAAAGTTTGATGAGGTCCACCCACTAAAAGGAGACAATATTCATCTTGACGATCAGGACAACTGTGATTCTTCTCTTGATATGAAATGTAGAGTTTCTGCCATTTGTATGAATAAAGCTCCTGAAGTCAGAGAGCAAGAGGTAAAGGCTCTATGTAGCAAGAATCCCGAGAAATGTCTTGAACTTATGGGTATGGATCCTTTTAGTTGTCCAGTTTCCAAACAACCTAATGAGTTTTGTTTAGATCCAGAATCTCCATGGATTGGTGGTGATAAGCCTGAGCCATGGTGGCGAATTACAGATAAAGACGAACTGGTCTCCTTGGTCCTCAAGAAGTCACATAACCATATTGAGAATTGTGATCTTCCCGCACCTCAGAAAATGTATGTTAGGACGCACCCATATGCTCACCTCGGGTGCCTTGACCGTGATGAAGCAATGGCGTCATCTTTTGGTTGGGAGGCCCGAACTGGTGGTATTCCCAATAGGAGTCATGCGCAGGGCTGTCCTGGTTCTGGGAAACCACATGGATACCAGGGGGCTTCTTCCGAAGAAGGGTGTTCACAGTATGGATCTGACAAGTCATTCAG TTATAGTAGAAACCACAAGGACAGACAAGTTTCTGAAAGTGACCATGGCAAAGCTCAGTTAATGGAAGCACTGTGCCATTCACAAACACGTGCAAGGGAATCCGAGACAATAGCAAAGCAGATTTATGCTGAGAAGGAGCACATTCTTAAACTCTTTTTCAGACAAGCCGCCCAACTTTTTGTCTATAAGCAGTGGTTCCAACTACTGCTGCTAGAGACCCTTTACATCCAGATTGAGAAGAATGAAGGGTCGGTTTCCACTCTCTTCCCTGAGTTCCTTCCATGGATGCCTTACAAAGGTCAGAAACAGCGAAAGAGCAGGCTAAGGGCTACAAAGGGGAGAAGAGTCGAGGATCGGCGAGTAAGGCATGATATCGCAAAGTATGCTGTTGCTTTTGCATTGGGGTTGAGTATTGTCAGTGCTGGCTTGCTCGTGGGTTGGACCCTTGGGTGGATGTTACCTCCTTTCTAG
- the LOC121258513 gene encoding oxysterol-binding protein-related protein 1C-like isoform X1 yields the protein MHSFCCVFTMCEQSPALRHIPPLPEATSARYDSSARTGNKQIHGDNNGDYGRILTKPRTTASPATVSHSAREQPVDVKINDIVGNGVSGILYKWVNYGKGWRPRWFVLQDGVLSYYKIHGPDKIVVNRDTEKGSKVIGEESIRRISRYQNGTSHSQQQLPRKPFGEIHLKVSSIRESKSDDKRFSIFTGTKKLHLRAEMREDREAWMEALQAVKDMFPRMSNSELMAPIDNFTMSTEKLRQRLLEEGVGEAAIQDSEQIMRSEFAVLQSQLVLLKQKQWLLIDTLRQLETEKVDLENTVVDESQRQCNDQGASSRLRQDKFSAERSPSESEDDNERVDAAEEETDDEENTFFDTRDFLSSSSFKSNGSDLRVSSFSSDDGGIAIEPEDDVDPSIRSVGTNYPHVKRRKKLPDPVEKEKAVSLWSMIKDNIGKDLTKICLPVYFNEPLSSLQKCFEDLEYSYLIDRAYEWGKRVRMQGNNLMRILNVAAFAVSGYSSTEGRICKPFNPLLGETYEADYPDKGLHFFSEKVSHHPMIVACHCEGTGWKFWGDSNLKSKFWGRSIQLDPVGILTLEFDDGEVFQWSKVTTSIYNLILGKLYCDHYGTMRIQGNYDYSCKLKFKEQSIIARNPHQVHGVVQDRNGKTVATLFGKWDESMYYVIGDSSGKGKGWESLSDACLLWKRSKPPEFLTRYNLTRFAITLNELTPGLKEKLPPTDSRLRPDQRYLENGEYEMANAEKLRLEQRQRQARRMQERGWKPRWFVKDKGSDTYRYIGGYWEARERGQWDSCPDIFGHIPSDQQSE from the exons ATGCATTCCTTCTGCTGCGTGTTCACCATGTGCGAGCAATCCCCGGCGCTCCGCCACATACCGCCTCTCCCCGAGGCCACGTCGGCAAGATACGATTCTAGTGCCCGAACCGGAAACAAACAAATCCACGGCGACAATAACGGGGATTACGGAAGGATATTGACCAAGCCGCGAACGACGGCTTCGCCGGCGACGGTGTCTCACTCGGCAAGGGAGCAGCCGGTGGACGTGAAGATCAATGATATAGTGGGGAACGGGGTCTCGGGGATACTTTACAAGTGGGTGAATTACGGGAAAGGATGGAGGCCGCGGTGGTTCGTCTTGCAGGACGGCGTTTTATCGTACTATAAGATTCATGGACCCGATAAGATCGTGGTGAATCGAGACACCGAGAAAGGATCGAAGGTCATCGGCGAGGAGTCTATACGAAGGATTTCGAGGTACCAGAATGGAACCTCGCATTCGCAGCAACAACTTCCCCGCAAACCCTTCGGCGAAATTCATCTCAAG GTTTCCTCAATTCGTGAAAGCAAATCAGATGACAAAAGATTCTCGATTTTCACTGGCACAAAGAAGCTCCATCTAAGGGCTGAGATGCGTGAAGATCGAGAAGCGTGGATGGAGGCATTGCAAGCTGTGAAGGACATGTTCCCACGGATGTCAAACAGCGAGCTGATGGCTCCCATAGATAATTTCACTATGTCAACCGAGAAGCTGAGACAGCGGCTTTTGGAAGAGGGTGTTGGAGAGGCAGCCATCCAGGACAGCGAGCAAATCATGAGGAGCGAGTTTGCGGTGCTGCAGAGCCAACTAGTGCTGCTAAAGCAGAAACAGTGGCTCCTCATTGACACGTTGCGGCAGCTAGAG ACAGAAAAGGTTGATCTGGAGAATACGGTGGTTGATGAGAGCCAAAGACAGTGCAATGATCAAGGGGCTTCTTCTAGATTAAGGCAAGACAAATTCAGTG CAGAAAGAAGTCCTAGTGAATCTGAAGATGATAATGAAAGGGTTGATGCTGCGGAGGAAGAAacagatgatgaagaaaatacattttttgACACTCGCGACTTTCTGTCATCCAGCTCGTTCAAAAGTAATGGGTCTGATTTGCGGGTATCATCTTTCTCTTCTGATGATGGTGGTATTGCAATTGAACCTGAAGATGATGTTGACCCTTCTATTAGATCTGTTGGAACTAACTATCCACATGTTAAGCGACGTAAGAAATTGCCTGACCCTGTTGAAAAAGAGAAGGCTGTTAGTCTTTGGTCAATGATTAAAGATAACATTGGAAAGGATCTCACAAAAATATGTCTTCCCGTTTACTTCAATGAGCCTCTCTCTTCCCTGCAAAAATGTTTTGAGGATTTGGAATATTCATATCTCATTGATCGAGCATACGAGTGGGGGAAAAGGGTACGTATGCAA GGTAATAACCTCATGAGGATTCTTAATGTTGCTGCTTTTGCTGTTTCTGGATATTCTTCAACTGAAGGAAGAATATGCAAACCATTTAATCCATTATTAGGGGAAACCTATGAGGCTGATTATCCAGATAAAGGCCTCCACTTTTTCTCAGAGAAg GTCAGTCATCACCCTATGATTGTTGCATGTCACTGTGAGGGAACGGGATGGAAATTCTGGGGGGATAGCAATTTAAAGAGCAAATTTTGGGGGCGATCAATTCAACTTGATCCTGTTGGTATTTTGACTTTGGAATTTGATGATGGGGAAGTTTTTCAGTGGAGTAAG GTCACAACATCAATATACAATCTCATTTTGGGAAAGCTGTATTGCGATCACTATGGTACAATGCGCATACAAGGAAATTATGATTATTCATGTAAGCTGAAATTCAAGGAGCAGTCGATCATTGCCCGAAATCCTCATCAG GTACATGGTGTAGTTCAAGACAGGAATGGAAAAACAGTGGCAACTCTCTTCGGAAAGTGGGATGAAAGTATGTATTATGTGATAGGAGACTCTTCTGGGAAGGGGAAAGGATGGGAGTCTTTATCAGATGCCTGCCTGCTCTGGAAGCGAAGCAAGCCTCCCGAATTTCTCACTAGATATAACTTAACACGCTTTGCCATCACATTGAATGAGCTCACCCCTGGACTGAAG gaaAAGTTGCCGCCTACGGATTCAAGGCTAAGACCTGATCAAAGGTATTTGGAAAATGGAGAGTATGAAATGGCAAATGCAGAGAAATTGCGTTTGGAGCAGCGGCAACGGCAG GCTCGAAGGATGCAAGAGCGGGGATGGAAACCACGGTGGTTTGTGAAAGATAAAGGGAGTGATACATACCGCTATATTGGTGGGTATTGGGAAGCCAGAGAACGGGGACAGTGGGATTCATGTCCTGATATCTTTGGCCATATCCCATCTGATCAGCAGTCCGAGTAA
- the LOC121258513 gene encoding oxysterol-binding protein-related protein 1C-like isoform X2, which yields MHSFCCVFTMCEQSPALRHIPPLPEATSARYDSSARTGNKQIHGDNNGDYGRILTKPRTTASPATVSHSAREQPVDVKINDIVGNGVSGILYKWVNYGKGWRPRWFVLQDGVLSYYKIHGPDKIVVNRDTEKGSKVIGEESIRRISRYQNGTSHSQQQLPRKPFGEIHLKVSSIRESKSDDKRFSIFTGTKKLHLRAEMREDREAWMEALQAVKDMFPRMSNSELMAPIDNFTMSTEKLRQRLLEEGVGEAAIQDSEQIMRSEFAVLQSQLVLLKQKQWLLIDTLRQLETEKVDLENTVVDESQRQCNDQGASSRLRQDKFSAERSPSESEDDNERVDAAEEETDDEENTFFDTRDFLSSSSFKSNGSDLRVSSFSSDDGGIAIEPEDDVDPSIRSVGTNYPHVKRRKKLPDPVEKEKAVSLWSMIKDNIGKDLTKICLPVYFNEPLSSLQKCFEDLEYSYLIDRAYEWGKRGNNLMRILNVAAFAVSGYSSTEGRICKPFNPLLGETYEADYPDKGLHFFSEKVSHHPMIVACHCEGTGWKFWGDSNLKSKFWGRSIQLDPVGILTLEFDDGEVFQWSKVTTSIYNLILGKLYCDHYGTMRIQGNYDYSCKLKFKEQSIIARNPHQVHGVVQDRNGKTVATLFGKWDESMYYVIGDSSGKGKGWESLSDACLLWKRSKPPEFLTRYNLTRFAITLNELTPGLKEKLPPTDSRLRPDQRYLENGEYEMANAEKLRLEQRQRQARRMQERGWKPRWFVKDKGSDTYRYIGGYWEARERGQWDSCPDIFGHIPSDQQSE from the exons ATGCATTCCTTCTGCTGCGTGTTCACCATGTGCGAGCAATCCCCGGCGCTCCGCCACATACCGCCTCTCCCCGAGGCCACGTCGGCAAGATACGATTCTAGTGCCCGAACCGGAAACAAACAAATCCACGGCGACAATAACGGGGATTACGGAAGGATATTGACCAAGCCGCGAACGACGGCTTCGCCGGCGACGGTGTCTCACTCGGCAAGGGAGCAGCCGGTGGACGTGAAGATCAATGATATAGTGGGGAACGGGGTCTCGGGGATACTTTACAAGTGGGTGAATTACGGGAAAGGATGGAGGCCGCGGTGGTTCGTCTTGCAGGACGGCGTTTTATCGTACTATAAGATTCATGGACCCGATAAGATCGTGGTGAATCGAGACACCGAGAAAGGATCGAAGGTCATCGGCGAGGAGTCTATACGAAGGATTTCGAGGTACCAGAATGGAACCTCGCATTCGCAGCAACAACTTCCCCGCAAACCCTTCGGCGAAATTCATCTCAAG GTTTCCTCAATTCGTGAAAGCAAATCAGATGACAAAAGATTCTCGATTTTCACTGGCACAAAGAAGCTCCATCTAAGGGCTGAGATGCGTGAAGATCGAGAAGCGTGGATGGAGGCATTGCAAGCTGTGAAGGACATGTTCCCACGGATGTCAAACAGCGAGCTGATGGCTCCCATAGATAATTTCACTATGTCAACCGAGAAGCTGAGACAGCGGCTTTTGGAAGAGGGTGTTGGAGAGGCAGCCATCCAGGACAGCGAGCAAATCATGAGGAGCGAGTTTGCGGTGCTGCAGAGCCAACTAGTGCTGCTAAAGCAGAAACAGTGGCTCCTCATTGACACGTTGCGGCAGCTAGAG ACAGAAAAGGTTGATCTGGAGAATACGGTGGTTGATGAGAGCCAAAGACAGTGCAATGATCAAGGGGCTTCTTCTAGATTAAGGCAAGACAAATTCAGTG CAGAAAGAAGTCCTAGTGAATCTGAAGATGATAATGAAAGGGTTGATGCTGCGGAGGAAGAAacagatgatgaagaaaatacattttttgACACTCGCGACTTTCTGTCATCCAGCTCGTTCAAAAGTAATGGGTCTGATTTGCGGGTATCATCTTTCTCTTCTGATGATGGTGGTATTGCAATTGAACCTGAAGATGATGTTGACCCTTCTATTAGATCTGTTGGAACTAACTATCCACATGTTAAGCGACGTAAGAAATTGCCTGACCCTGTTGAAAAAGAGAAGGCTGTTAGTCTTTGGTCAATGATTAAAGATAACATTGGAAAGGATCTCACAAAAATATGTCTTCCCGTTTACTTCAATGAGCCTCTCTCTTCCCTGCAAAAATGTTTTGAGGATTTGGAATATTCATATCTCATTGATCGAGCATACGAGTGGGGGAAAAGG GGTAATAACCTCATGAGGATTCTTAATGTTGCTGCTTTTGCTGTTTCTGGATATTCTTCAACTGAAGGAAGAATATGCAAACCATTTAATCCATTATTAGGGGAAACCTATGAGGCTGATTATCCAGATAAAGGCCTCCACTTTTTCTCAGAGAAg GTCAGTCATCACCCTATGATTGTTGCATGTCACTGTGAGGGAACGGGATGGAAATTCTGGGGGGATAGCAATTTAAAGAGCAAATTTTGGGGGCGATCAATTCAACTTGATCCTGTTGGTATTTTGACTTTGGAATTTGATGATGGGGAAGTTTTTCAGTGGAGTAAG GTCACAACATCAATATACAATCTCATTTTGGGAAAGCTGTATTGCGATCACTATGGTACAATGCGCATACAAGGAAATTATGATTATTCATGTAAGCTGAAATTCAAGGAGCAGTCGATCATTGCCCGAAATCCTCATCAG GTACATGGTGTAGTTCAAGACAGGAATGGAAAAACAGTGGCAACTCTCTTCGGAAAGTGGGATGAAAGTATGTATTATGTGATAGGAGACTCTTCTGGGAAGGGGAAAGGATGGGAGTCTTTATCAGATGCCTGCCTGCTCTGGAAGCGAAGCAAGCCTCCCGAATTTCTCACTAGATATAACTTAACACGCTTTGCCATCACATTGAATGAGCTCACCCCTGGACTGAAG gaaAAGTTGCCGCCTACGGATTCAAGGCTAAGACCTGATCAAAGGTATTTGGAAAATGGAGAGTATGAAATGGCAAATGCAGAGAAATTGCGTTTGGAGCAGCGGCAACGGCAG GCTCGAAGGATGCAAGAGCGGGGATGGAAACCACGGTGGTTTGTGAAAGATAAAGGGAGTGATACATACCGCTATATTGGTGGGTATTGGGAAGCCAGAGAACGGGGACAGTGGGATTCATGTCCTGATATCTTTGGCCATATCCCATCTGATCAGCAGTCCGAGTAA